The DNA segment tatatatatatatatatatatatacacatgcacatacacatatatacaaagtattatgtgtgtgcgtgtttgtgtgtttgtgagtgcgcGAGTGCAAATAACCTAATTTGGCTGTGTTTTTTGGTCACATATAAGACTTCATTGCTGCATAACTACGACAGTCGTTCTAGTTTGGCATAGCCTTCGTACAAAGGTAATCTTGGCCAGAGTTTTCCTGCTCCATCACACTTTTGTGCTCATTCATTTGTTtagtgtttattaattttgtttgtctgtttcaaATGATCAGATGCTGTTCATTATACCTATAAGTTTATGTTACCtgataaagataatttattttttattattttcaatgaataattaatttcacttttgtttgaCGCTATTCGTTATTACCTATgtcaaaatcttttttatttatttttatctgttactgTAAACAGTTCTgacctctttttctcttctcttctttgatTTTCTCAGGCAGAAACGCCTGCAGTCAATCCGTGGAAGAAGCCTGCAATACAAGTTCATGACTGTCTGTTTCTTTCCTTAGAATGTATAAACACTaacactagtaacaataacaacagtaagTGACACTTGACGCCGATTTTAACGTTTGAATTAAAGGTGCCAGTCAGATAAAACTCCAATGTAGAATTCATCTGCTGAAATTCCTTTATAGTCAGTCTTGCTTCAGAAGAAATTTCGCTCAAATTAAAcacttttgaaattaaatttctagGATTTTTTTATGCTTAAAGCAATCTTCGATGCCGATTTTATGTTGGTATTAAATTCTGACGTATAAAAGTAACTTTCTAgcagattttgatttttaaaatttgcttttaatCGATTTTAACATGAGTTTGAGCTCTTTGCTAGATTTATTCGCCGGAAATAAGTTTCTGGTCTCCTTTGACGATAATTTTTAACTTCTTATGAATTTCGAGGTTTGACATCAACTTTCAAACCGAATTCGTTCAATTAAATGAATTATCCTAACTGattttaatgattaaattaaaaatcACAGATGATTTTGCTTGAAATGCCAGCCCATTCCTTATTCAAGCATTTTAATCCGAAATTCCCACAGCTTTTGAAATTGAAAAGTGGTTTCCTTTCCCGACGTTCCAACTTTCTAGCCAAATATAACATCTGAATTAAATTCTTAGTCGATTTTTGGACGTGGCAGTCATTCCTTGGATCATATTTGACGTTTACAAAGAACTTATCAGAATTTGAAGTAATGATGAACGACGTGGTCGATTTTAAGGCGTAATGTAAATTTCGTGGCTAGTTTTACGAGGTAATCTTCCTCACAAGAGGACAAAGTTTCGAggatttttattgtttcaatCCACGTTAAATCCGTTTCGTAATGCAGTACTCCTGTCGGTGGTCTCACAGCCTAGAACTGACCTTCAGCTCCCTTTACGTTGCGTGAAATGTGTTTGTTTGCAATTTGTACGTCTTCAGTGAACTCCGCATTCTTTCTACCAAATGTCGCTTGCGCCATACCATCACTGACAACTCTTGGTGTCAGGCTTGTGGCTCTTTGCCCTATGAATCAATGACTTCATAGACATAGAATTAATGATTGATGTCTGTCATACTCTATTCTCCGTCAGTCACTGACATTATGAAATCATAGATGGTGGGTGTTTTCAGAgtactggttttgtttttttgtctttctaGTGAAGCCTTAGAATTACAAAAGGAGATCTCCTCATGTCCAGCCTTGGTTAACTATGGTTATTGTTGACCAACAATGTCTTTATCCTTGAATTTCCCTTCCTGTGGACGAAAGATTATATCATCCTGCTGAAATATGTGTCATTGTGCAGCGAAATCTCTTCAGGAGAGGGAAAGGGCGATTTGCTTTTGAGCAGCTGCAGAGAAACCCGAAGGAATTATTCCGGCGTTTTTTTCCGTTTGCTGGAAAATGTTAACTGTTGTTCTTGCAAAGCTTCTAGCCGGTTTGTTTTGGCTTAATGTGTTACGTGAATGCCAAGGCCatctgatttgtttgtttatttctgaatttacgtaaatggaacaagaaaaattcacaatattgtgGGGGTAATTTTTTATTGCGTATGTAATTTACGATAAGTCttcacactgaaaatattttgtaaaaactgGAATCCTAATAAGACTGATTGTACAATGGCATCCAGTGCGTTTTTATAATGAATTCATCCTCAACACAAGAAACCgatttgtatgaaatatttaCAGTGGTGATACACTTCACGAGATGACACTAGAACTAATTTTAAAGCAGTACAAATATATTGTTACATAAttatcatacagtatatacacataatgagaatataattaaataaataatattttttttattattgtttacagttgaaaatggatttatttttactattaaggCGTCAGTGATTGCAAGTCATCCATTAAGTAAatcaatttcatgtaaataacgTCAGAGCCTCAGATATTTGGTTTGTCTTAGTAGCAAGAATTACAATATAATTTTGCGGAACATATTTACAAAGTTGCGAGCTTGTAAATCCgatgcaaaatgaataaatagataagtaaatatataagtaaataaaaatacgtgGCTCTAAATCATGGAAGGTATGTTAGTGACGTCGTGTGAATTCCTGCGGGCAAATCCTCGAGTGCCATCCGGACCTCTAGGAGAGCGAAGGATACCGAATTGTTGTTGTTGGGCGCGACGGAAGACTGTAGGAGAGTTAGGAGTGGACAAGCTGCTGCCCATGGGCCTTCGGTAATGAGGCTTATATAGAGGCTGTGGGGAGAGGGTCCTTGGGCCCATCCTCCATGACATTCTTTTATTTGCTCCTTCCTCGCCGTCGGATGCACTCGACTCTCTCTGACTATTCCTTTGCCTTGATCGACTACCTTTGAGACGCGAACGGAGCTCTTCGGGTTGCACCCCATTTTCACACCTGCTGGGAATTCGCCCTTTGGGTGTAGGTGAGGGCGCTGGAGACACCCTGCTTGAATGCCCTGAGTTGCGTTCGCTTCGTCGGCTACGCTTCAAGACATGCAGTGTCATTGGTGGTTTAGCCAACTCTCGCAACGCCTTTGCAGCTCCCCACACATCTTCGTACTCGATGATGGCGCTGATAGTGGTCGCTATTTCGGGTAACTTACTAAGCAGAGGTTGAAGTTCTGAGGGTACTCCTCCCCCGGGTTTAGGCCTCACGACATGGAGGGAGGCCACCCCACCGTACAACCCGAAAAGAGTGGCTAGACACCCCATAGAGGCGTGCGTTGGAGGGACATTAACAGCAACGAGTGCCCTTGACGAAGGCGCGTCGTACAGTAAAGATGAAGGCAAAAGCTTTACACGTCTCACTTTTGTACCGTCTTCGTTGACCTTTAATTTAGTAGACTCTCGCAGTGCTAGCGCTAGTATACGCCAATCTCGCGATAATTTCTTGACCTTTTTGTATCCAGAAAGTAACTTAAGCGAGATGTAGCCATCTTTATGCCTCTTGACGTGTTtgagaaggaataaatcattgcCGAGGCCTTCGTCACTGAGATATTCTTCCACCTGCTTGACTAAGGCGGCCTTCAATTCTGGTGTCACAGACTGAACGTCTACCTCATGACATGAATCCCCTCCCTCGCTAGTGTAATCCGACCCGATGTCTGTCGAGGTGACAGAATCGATTCCCGACACACTGAGAAGGTAGGGAATCTGCAATTTCTCGGGAAATTCTGTATCGTCGTCATCTTCTTCGACGCTGGTTGTTTGGACAATGATGTGTGGTCCACCGTCACTCTCGGAGGAAGTCAGGGAATGTTTCCTGTAGAGTTCCTCACTTCGACAGGTGTTCACGCTACTTTCCGTATCAGCATCAGACATTACCTTGTTCGTGCGTCCCCCGGGCCTCCTGACAGGGCTCCTGCGGTACGATTCTGCGACGGCAATGCCTTTGGAAAGCGGTGTCGTCCCCTGTTGGCGGAGGATTGGACGGTGCAATGGCCAGAAGATAACTGGCTTGGCAACCTTTGTGGACATGGCGCTGGGGTTGGAAGACGAAGCcaaagaaatgaaatacagaGTTAAAATGCTTTTCACGGTGTTCCCACGCACAGATCCCGACTCGCCTTTACTGCTTCTCCTCCTCAAAGCTTCCAAATAAGTCAAGATGAGAGGACAAGTGTGTCATACAAGAAGTGTGTTAGTAACTGGCGTTCAACCGTTTCTTGTCTGACGCTTGGCTGGGTCAGCAGATCTTAATATACACAATCGCCGAACTTCCAAAATGACGCATCACGATCTTCATGTCATTATTTCGTCACATATCTTCAAGGTTCTCCAATGGCCCAGTTTGATAAGAAAGTTCTCTCCATCATCGTGAGAAATTTTAGAAAGCCAAACGGCTGCTGCTTGGAAGGTGGAAATGACTAAGTCGGTCGTCAAGAGAGAAATTatcattgaaaacaaaaaatatgtgaTAAGGCCTTGacataaaattatgaattagAAATTCACTCATTACTTCCGTTagtgaaacaaaagagaaaaagagggaaattaTGACTGGAAGATATGATTAAATACATCTTTGATAATTcttgcaagaataatatttttcttcaatgcCATCACCTATATACCTacagtttgtattttttcttcgCCACCAACTGTAGGTCTAGttgaaatttaatcttttatatatatttatttaggaacTTCCATTATAACAGAATTAGTGAAAGCCTCACTGTTAAGCTCATGTTTAAATGAGGTATGTGGGAAGAAATCATAAACatgatttttgcatatgaatgTGAGACCATTAAACAGATTATTTATACTTACAATTCATCGGTCTTCGAACTTTCCAGCAACCCTTTTTCAAATTGTATTCTTGCATTTCAGTGCTACATGAAAAGAAATTTCGATATGAAAATGTAtggttattttgtatttatctacAAATTTCACATGAAGTATATTccgttttttttgggggggttccATAAAGAGGTTAAATATACGCAAGCATCCAAAAACAAATTTGCATAATatgagcattttattttattttatttttttctgtcaaattGCGTTTATGTAATTGACACTAACGTAAGAGAGAAGAGTAAcgcagagggagagaaagagggggaagaaaAACATTCGCGCGCCGGTCAAAGAAGCCATAGGAAATCGTTCCAGTATCTTTCGATGTAGTATTTTGTAGGAGTGATTCTAGATAGATttggagacttttgttaaaatactTTTGGGTCATGTGACTGTCAGTGGAGAGAAAATTCGAATAGGTCTTCTCGcaattctttaaaaacattttttgggTACCCCAtaaaactttgacttgtttcattttcaaaaggtAAAGCTTCCAGGTGACGGCAATTATGCAATACTGCTATTCGAAATTACTACAGACTGCACTAATTACAATAAGACAATTTCCATCCTTTCAACGCACTGTAGAATGTGATTCTTTAATCTTTACAGGGTTTCAAGGCGTGGCCTAATGGCAACAAATTAGGTACCTGTGATACCACTTTGGATATAAAAGTTATGTACAAGAAAAATCTCGATgtgaattcaagtttgttcagGTCGACATTTACGGCTGTCTGAACTTGATTAACCCAGAACttttataaatagaataaattattGGGCTTAATGACTTGTTCTTGACATTTTCTAAGTGATTGTAGTAAGTTTAGACTTATTCTTGATGTCACACAGTACTTCCCGAAGTCATTTGTTGTTGTAGACATTAGTAACGTCTGGAATCAACAGATAGTGTTGTTAGTCATTGGGATTTGAGGCAGAACTCTGGGAAAAACCTACAACTTACTGATATGTGATTTCGTTCATGCTTCCACTTAATGAATCTCTGTTCATAGGTAATGAAAAGCACCACAGTATTGTTGCCTACTGAAGAGATGAGGGTGTGAATATCACATGCCGTAGATCTCATGCTGTACCATAATTTTTGCAATGTCTGGATGTCAGCAACATCTTGTTTCTCTTATCTCCCAAGAGCTTCATTTTAACAGGCAACTGCCACTGTTCTTCTCAGTACCTCTGCTTCTAATGTTAGTACGCACTACTCACTACAATATCAGTATCCATCTTATGTCGAGGTGCCACGATGTCATAACACCAAGTTGCCTCGGCAGTGTCCAGGGTACTAATGCTCATACACTTAAGAGGCTCTGCTACTCCTATAAAGGATTGTGCACTGTTGCtttaatgtttctgtttttaaacacacacacacacacacacacacacatatatatatatatatatatatatatatatatatatatatatatatatatatatatatatatatatatatatatatatatatgtgtgtgtgtgtgtgtgtgtgtgtgtgtttgtgtgtgtgtaaacaagtgtctttgttcattttgcttttaattttttgctgtatttttccaCGTATTTTTCCTGGATCCCCTCTTTTCGATATATTTTTCCACACTAAGAATTTCACTTTGCCAGGTAGACATTTTTTatgttccatgtaaatatttgcacgttatgaataatataataataataatagtaaagactTGGCCAAAATCTCTATTTGAAAAATACGCTCTGATTATTTTAAACATCCCATCGCTTCAGTGGCAAGAAACTTAGGATAAATAGCTTTTTCTAGTCTTCTGTTTAACCATCATAAGACTATTTCGTACAGTTATATTGACCAAGGCTCCATACGGTTACAGTGACCTTGGGCGCCCATCATCTGTAAAATGAGTCCGAAGGGAGACGAAAGTCTGGGGCTTCTGCCGAGGATCCGTTGCTAACACTTGGTTGAACACTgcgccttcttttttttttccccgtcttCAGCGAATGGGAAACAAGATTTCTACTTTACCTTTTACCAGGAATCGAATTCTGTTTTGTACTGAGTTACAAGTTAGCGAGGAGGCAAGAATATCTTACTTCGTTATAGcgcttatttttctgtaaaatcaaaagtactaaaatatctatatctacatctgtctacctatctgtatattatacatatatatactgcatatatatatgtaattatattcgTTATCGCTTTGACGCATGATTTATATGTTTAACAtcccaaaagaaaatttaaaaatcctgACCTGCATCGCCTGTATCGCTGAGCCATTTTCAGCAATatagccgaaaccggtcaggatttacaccctttctcatttttccttctggataatatataacgtgtatatatatatatgtatatatatatatatatatatatatatatatatatatatgtatatgtgtgtgtatgtatgtatgtatgtatatatatatatatatatatatatatatatatatatatatatatatatatatatatatatatatatataatggaatgaCACCAGGGAACTGCTACTGCCCAAGTCTTACATATGACAGTTGATTCTTGGATGAatcattgtgcagaaaacttccgcaacattagctgcttcattCACCatcacagaaggctcatcatcTGCATGTCGAGCTCCCATATACACACTGCACCAGTCAATTCTATCTTACATGCTATTTTGCATTTCTGGGAAATTAAAACCCTTCCGTTTCAATACTTCTCTCACCCCATCCATCCAGCACTTTCGAGGGCCTCCTCTCCATCCTAACACTTATACAATATTCTCAACAAATTATCTTCCTCCATCTTTTCTACATGACGAAACCATCTTAAAACTTCTCAGATCCATCCCATcgtatgaaatacaaatatgggcAATTCTATAGAGGAGCTCCGCACAGAgatgttttattaataaaatttattgacTGAACAATATAGATAAGGGTGTATATAATGGAGAACTGGTGAGATCATTCGTGAAATTTGCCGTCTTTTGTTTCTGGTTTTGCGTTCATCCACGAGGGTTTGGTACTAAAAACCGAGTTCTGCGGAGCGTTTCTGTAGAATTAcccaaatataatatacaaataatatatttaaatagcaTAGCTTCAACTTCTTCCTTTCATTCCAATTCAACATCCGCACTtcacttcacttctataaagcAGAACTGGATCAAAAATGCCTTCTTACATTCCACCTTGGCTGCCACGGTTATTCCAAGTCTcatcccaatcttttgcacatgCTCTGATACCTATTGTGCTTCACTTATTCTGCGAAAAG comes from the Macrobrachium rosenbergii isolate ZJJX-2024 chromosome 3, ASM4041242v1, whole genome shotgun sequence genome and includes:
- the LOC136853989 gene encoding la-related protein 6-like produces the protein MSTKVAKPVIFWPLHRPILRQQGTTPLSKGIAVAESYRRSPVRRPGGRTNKVMSDADTESSVNTCRSEELYRKHSLTSSESDGGPHIIVQTTSVEEDDDDTEFPEKLQIPYLLSVSGIDSVTSTDIGSDYTSEGGDSCHEVDVQSVTPELKAALVKQVEEYLSDEGLGNDLFLLKHVKRHKDGYISLKLLSGYKKVKKLSRDWRILALALRESTKLKVNEDGTKVRRVKLLPSSLLYDAPSSRALVAVNVPPTHASMGCLATLFGLYGGVASLHVVRPKPGGGVPSELQPLLSKLPEIATTISAIIEYEDVWGAAKALRELAKPPMTLHVLKRSRRSERNSGHSSRVSPAPSPTPKGRIPSRCENGVQPEELRSRLKGSRSRQRNSQRESSASDGEEGANKRMSWRMGPRTLSPQPLYKPHYRRPMGSSLSTPNSPTVFRRAQQQQFGILRSPRGPDGTRGFARRNSHDVTNIPSMI